Proteins encoded within one genomic window of Pygocentrus nattereri isolate fPygNat1 chromosome 9, fPygNat1.pri, whole genome shotgun sequence:
- the arhgef3l gene encoding rho guanine nucleotide exchange factor (GEF) 3, like — protein MKETKMELEETEADSSSSWSPISRDRLLTCANLSDIAGKKRKQDPSTDAEISARASDDYDEDDFPIDHLQDSEGPCNKRVKPVDRSSEVTGIITPVKTPALKRLGQSIQRSISFRTEARPLPPMPIRTRQKASSFPRRRSSQLWSDTVDSLSQDMSAREIKRQEVIYELTQGEKQLIEDLNLVKKVYYEPMLKLDIMTESELGQIFGTLDTLIPLHEDFLARLEGLRGSEKTVGEVGPTLLDWFPCLEAYITYCCNQVGAKALLDQKKQVRRVEEFLRLCQESSFSRKLDLWNFLDLPRSRLVKYPLLLKEIQKTTPAEHPDEDTLPQAMELIQSIITEVNSKTGEAECQFYRRGLSYPEEGQRVPEIQASRFLYCHGELKNTKGQKLHVFLFELVLVLTRPVVQDKDSMVQFQVYRQPLPADHLLLEDLPDGEASSSGSFRGAFTGNDKVKNGFRVSSRGRTKAQSHSLQANDSFNKQQWISCIRQAIVQSRDRNAQASQPKVSARLSPDPALDHIAELSLNSDVEMPDT, from the exons ATGAAAGAGACAAAGATGGAGCTCGAAGAGACAGAGGCTGATTCATCATCATCCTG GTCTCCAATATCGAGAGATAGGCTCCTTACGTGTGCAAACCTCTCGGACATTGCAGGG aagaaaaggaaacaggACCCCAGCACTGATGCTGAAATTTCAGCCCGAGCCTCAGACGACTAT GATGAAGATGACTTTCCCATTGACCACCTGCAAGACTCTGAG GGACCTTGCAACAAAAGAGTCAAACCGGTGGACAGAAGTAGTGAAGTTACAGGCATCATAACACCAGTGAAGACCCCTGCACTGAAACGCTTGGGGCAGTCAATCCAG CGTTCCATCAGCTTCCGTACAGAAGCCCGCCCGTTGCCACCCATGCCGATCCGGACGCGTCAGAAGGCCTCCTCATTCCCCCGCCGCCGCAGCAGCCAGCTGTGGAGTGACACCGTGGACAGCCTGAGCCAGGATATGAGTGCCAGAGAGATTAAGAGACAGGAG GTGATATATGAGTTGACTCAGGGAGAAAAGCAGCTCATAGAAGACCTCAATTTAGTGAAAAAG GTTTACTATGAACCCATGCTGAAACTGGACATCATGACTGAAAGTGAGCTGGGGCAGATATTTGGAACTCTAGACACTTTGATTCCTCTCCACGAAG atTTCTTGGCACGTCTAGAGGGGCTTCGAGGATCGGAGAAGACTGTGGGGGAGGTGGGGCCAACCCTGCTGGATTGG TTTCCCTGCTTGGAGGCCTACATTACCTACTGCTGTAATCAGGTGGGCGCTAAGGCTCTGCTGGACCAGAAGAAGCAGGTGCGCCGCGTGGAGGAGTTCCTGCGCCTGTGCCAGGAGTCATCCTTCAGCAGGAAGCTGGACCTGTGGAACTTCCTGGACCTGCCCCGCAGCCGCCTGGTGAAGTACCCTCTGCTGCTGAAGGAGATCCAAAAGACCACCCCAGCTGAGCACCCTGATGAGGACACGCTGCCACAGGCC ATGGAGCTGATCCAGAGTATTATTACTGAAGTAAACAGTAAGACGGGGGAGGCGGAGTGTCAGTTTTACAGGCGAGGACTGAGCTATCCTGAGGAAGGCCAGAGAGTTCCTGAGATTCAGGCTTCTCGTTTCCTCTACTGCCATGGTGAACTCAAGAACACCAAAGGACAG AAGCTACATGTGTTCTTGTTCGAGCTGGTGCTGGTGTTGACCCGGCCGGTTGTGCAGGACAAGGACAGCATGGTCCAGTTCCAGGTTTACCGTCAGCCCCTTCCTGCTGACCACCTCCTACTTGAAGACTTGCCCGATGGAGAGGCCAGCAGTTCTGGATCTTTTCGCGGCGCCTTCACTGGCAATGACAAAG TGAAGAACGGTTTCCGTGTGAGCAGCAGAGGGCGCACCAAGGCCCAGTCGCACAGCCTGCAGGCCAACGACTCCTTCAACAAGCAGCAGTGGATTTCCTGTATACGTCAAGCCATCGTCCAATCACGCGACAGAAACGCTCAAGCAAGCCAGCCCAAAGTCTCAGCCCGGCTAAGCCCTGACCCTGCCCTCGATCACATTGCTGAACTGAGCCTGAATTCTGATGTGGAGATGCCGGACACATAG